Below is a window of Acidobacteriota bacterium DNA.
GGCGACTACGATCCGGAGACGGTCGAAGCAGTGCTGGTCAATGCCGCCGACGCTCTTTCCGCAGCCCGTCCGGGAGCACGCCGGGAGATTCTCGAAAACTACGTTCACCGCCTCGAGCGTCTGGAGGCGATTGCCGACCAGATGGAGGGAGTGCAGAAAGCCTTCGCGATTCAGGCGGGACGCGAGCTGCGGATCATCGTGAACTCCGAGAAGCTGACCGACGACCAGACGACCTGGCTCTCGAAAGACGTCGCGCGCCGCATCGAGTCGGAGCTCCAGTATCCCGGCCAGATCAAGGTGACCGTGATCCGGGAGACCCGCGCGATCGACTACGCGAAGTAATCAATGGTTCGGATCCTCTACATCGGAGACGTCGTCGGGAAGCCCGGAAGAGTGGCGCTGCATGAGCTCCTCCCGGGTGTCATCGATCGCGACCGGGTGGACCTCACCATCGTCAACATCGAAAACTCCGCCGGCGGTTTCGGGATCACCGTTCCCATCCTGGAGGAGCTTTCCGAGCTTCCGATCGATCTCTTTACCACCGGCAATCACGTCTGGGACAAGAAGGATTTCGTGGAAGTGCTCGACGATCTCGACAACATCATCCGTCCGGCGAATTATCCGGCCGGAGTCCCCGGCAGAGGATGGGCGACGCGAACCACAGCCGCGGGGACCGAAGTCGCCGTCATTCAGCTGATGGGACAGGTGTTCATGCCTCCCTGCACCAACCCGTTCCACGAGATCGACACAATCCTCGACGAGATCGAAACGAAAGTCATTCTCGTCGACATCCACTGCGAAGCGACATCGGAAAAGCAGGCGATGGGGCGTCATCTCGACGGGCGGGTCTCCGCGGTGTTCGGAACCCACACGCACGTGCCGACCGCCGACGAGCGCATCCTTCCCGAAGGGACCGCATTCCAGACCGACATCGGGATGACCGGGCCGTATGACGGCATCATCGGATTCAGACCCGACGAGATCCTCCATCGGTTTCTGATGAATACTCCGAGCAGGATGGAAGTCGCGAAACGCGACGTCCGGATGTGCGGAGTGCTCGTCGACGTCGACGAGTCGAGCGGACGCGCGAGCGATGTCCGAAGAATCGATCAGCGCCTCGCCGACTGATCCCGACCAGCCTCGGATTCACGTCGTTTCTTCCGGTGGAACGGATCTTCGAGAGCTCGAGAGTCGGTTCGTCGTGACCGCTCCCGACGGAGAGCCGGACAGGGAAGCCTGGACGGTGGAGCTGCCCGGCGACTCGCGGCTCGATCCCGGGCTATGCAGCGAGCTCCGGGATCTCACCCGAGCCGGCGACGGACCGATCGTCATGACGGTCCGGAGGGAGTATCGAGGCCGAACGCTCGCGCTTCCTCCTTCCGAAGAGATCGTCATGAGCCGGCCGAGGTCGTGCGGTGCACCGCGACGCGCGCGCAACCCGGTGATCATTTCCGGATGGAAGGATTCGTCTTCGCACAGGCGGGAGCTGGAGCGTCGATTCGTCCCGCACTCGATGATCCGCCGGATCCTGCTCTTCGTGTCGCGCGCGTACCGAAGCCGGGTCCTCGATCCGAATACCCTTCGCTACCTCTGGATCGAGGCCGGCTTCGATCACGCTGGAATCAGCGGGTCAGTTGAAAGTTCACGGTCAGAGTGAATCGTGTGTCGACCGCCCTCCCGTTGATTTCTCCCGGCTTGAACCGGTATTGCCCGATCGCGTTCAGTGCCGGCTCGCGAAAGATGACGTGGGATGAACGGACGACCTCGATGTCTCGTGGCCTGCCGTCGCGTCCGACAATCCCCTGCACGATCACGTAGCCTTCCATCCTGGACATGATCGCGGTGCGAGGGTAGACCGGGTCGACGCTCGAGAGAATCGCCGCTCGCGATACTCCGAAGACGCCGGGTTGAAATACCTGGTCGTAGTCGACGCCGAACTCGTCGCCGCCACCCCGCGTGCCATCGTTGCCGGGCTTCCCCGTCTCGGAGTCTCCACCATCACCCGGAGTCTCGACGACCTCGGAGGGTAGGATCACGGGAATCTCGTGCGGCGTCTCGACTGGGACTTCGACCTCGACGATCGGCTCGGTCGCGGTCTGCTGTTCGTCGTTTCGCGAGATCGGTTCGGCCGGAGGATCCGGTGGTCCCGCCGGAGGGGGCAGAGGAAGCGGGATGTCGAGCTCCGCGATGTAGAGCAGGGGCTGATCCGGCGGCGAGGCGGGCAGCTTCATCGTCCACACCGTTGCGATGACGATGACACTGATCGCGATCACGTGCAGCATGATCGCGAGAGCCAGCGTCCAACCCCGGCTTTTGTTTCGCTTCTGGATTCGTGACTCAATTGCGGTGGTCTCGAACATCGGTTTCCTCCTCGTAAGATCGGCGCCGTGATTGGCGCCTGATCCAGTGTCACTCCATTGGACACGCGAGGAGTTGCGATCCGAACGCGGAACCGTCAGGGAAAGGTGAGAGGAGCTGTTGCTTCCGGTTACTCCCGGGCGACGGTGAAGTCGACGATCGCTCCGGGCCATCCCCATTCGCTGAACCATCCGACGTGCTCGTCGACCATGTCGAACTGGATCGTGTAGCCGCCAGGCTCGGACGGAGCGACGAGCGATACGTCGAACACGACCGACTCACCGATGTCGATAATCCGGTTATCCGACCGGTACACGTCGCGAGCAGGAGAGCGGTGCCGGCGGAACATACTCTCGGCGTTGGCGGGTGGCTCCCCGGTCCATGGTCCGATGATGCGAGCTCCGAGGCGCACGCCTCGGGAGCGATCATCGGTGGCGATCCATTGCCGGGAGGAACGATTCGAGACCTCAACCTGGAAATGGAGAGGCGCAGCAGGAGCGACGGCAGTCATCGGCACGCTAGCGATCGAGATGCGCGCGTCATAGCGTCGCGGCGCGTATTCGTGAGTGACCCAGTCGACGAAGGTCGCCGGGGAGTGTGTCCGGCCCTGGTCGTTCAGCCGTTGCTGGTATTGCGTGAAAAAGCCGTGGAGAGGGCAGGTCGAGGGATCACAAACGTGTCCGCGCAGGGGTGTCATCTCATCGAGCGCTTCGTCGATCGGCTCACCCGCGAGGATCCGAGCGTTCGCCGCTGCCCAGCCGCTTCGATCGAACCCGCTCCGGCAGTGCATCAGAACCGGTTTGGGCTTCGAGATGAGGTCTTCGACGAATCCGACGGTTTCGGTTCGAGGAGGAGGCTCGAACGTCTCGAAACGATACTCGGCGTAGTCGAGATCGAATCTTTCGACCGCGTGCTGTTCGGTCTGGTACCAGCCCGACTTCGGATTGTCGCCACGCAGATTGATGATCGACTGGAGCCCTTCGTGCTCGACGAGGACTCGAATCGTCCGCATCCCTGGTTGGGCCGATCGCCAGACTCCGGGCGCCACCTCTCTCGGCATTCGGGCTCGGATGAAAAGAACGGTCAACGCCAGAACGAGGAGCCCGGCGACGACGACCAGAACCTTCCGTCGGGTCAAGAGAAGAGTCTCATCTGAGGCTGGTTGATCCGCTCGGTGAAGCGGGCGACGTCGGCTTCGGGAGAGCGGCTGACGAGCTCCGAGGGGGAGGAATCGTACCAGTGCGTCGGGAAGAGACGGTTGTACTGATGGCGCATGAACCGGCGGCACATCAGGACGATCACCCCGGTGTCGGTCTCGCTCCGGATGACGCGGCCGGCCGACTGAACGACGCGCGTCATCCCGGGGATCAGAAACGCGTACTCGAAACCCGCCTCGAAGTGTTCCTGGTAGTAGGCTTCGAGAAGTTTCTGCTCGAAGCTCACCGTCGGAAGTGAAGGGCCGACCACGACCACACACTTCAGCATCTCCCCACGGTAGTCGACTCCCTCGGCGTACATCCCGCCGGAAACGGCCAGGACGAGCGTCGTGCGCGAACGGTCGCGCATCACGTCGAGCAGTGTGCGGCGTTCCCATTCGGTCATGTCGGAGCGTTGAATCTCGACGTTCGCGCGCGTCGGCGGAATCTGTTCGGCGACTCGCGTCAGGTAGTCGTAGCTCGGGAAGAGCGCGAGAGTGTTGCCCCCGGCGGCGTCGGCGATCCCGGTGACGAGAGTCGCCACGCGATCGTACGACTCGGAGCGCCGCTTCCATGTGGTGTCGATCGATGGGACGACCAGGATCTTCCGGTTCTCCGCCGGAAAGGGAGAAGGAAGCGCGAGCGTGGCCGCCCGATGGCGCGGAACACCGATCGTCCGCTCGTGAAACTCGAACGGCTCGAGCGTTGCCGACATCAGCACTGTCGCATGCGAGGTTTCGAGAACCTCTGAGAGGTGGCGCGACGGATCCTTGCAGAATATCCGCACGGAGGTCGTGTCGCTGGTCCGCTGGATGATGCGGGCGAAGACCTCCGGGTCTTCCTCGAGGAGCTCGGTGAACCGGACGAGCTCCCAGTAGAAGTTCATGACGGGATCCTCTTCGTCGGCGATCGAGCTGGCGATCTTCCACTCGATGTACTGAAGGACGAGCCGCTCCCAGTCGATGAGCTGTCGCCGGAAGAGCCGGACGTCGGGCTCACAGAGCGCGATCAGATCGTGGCTCTTCGGAGTCTCTTCCCGGTGGAGCTCGAGCTCTTCGACCAGCCGCCGGATCTCGCCGGAGAGATCTTCGACGAGCTCCTCCCATCCTTCGAGTCCGGCACCCGGGCGTAGCGCCAGATGCGAGGCGACGTCGCGCAACATCCGATCGGACAGCTCGGGCGAGAAGTAGCCGCGCGCCCGTGAGACGAGATTGTGTGCTTCGTCGACGATCAGGATCGGGTCCTCGAGCGCAGTTCGTTCGCGGAACGAGGAGAGGCTCAGCCAGGGATCGAAGATGTAGTTGTAGTCGCAGACGATGACGTCGGCGTGCTCGATGATCTCCATGGTCACCTCGAACGGGCAGACCTCGACCGCCCGGGCGGATTCGAAGATCGTGTCGGGGTCGAGGTAGGCGTGAGTGGAAACGAGATGCTCGAGCAGGCCGCTCCGATCCATCTTCTCGCCGTACCGCCTCGCGAACGGACAGTAGTCCTCGTGACAGATCATCTGATCGTGAGCGCACATCTTCTTCTTCGCCCTGATCCGGAGCACGCGAAACGTTCCGTCGTTCATCCTGTCGAGCGCTTCGACGGCCATTTCCTGCTGGAGCGTTTTGGATGTGAGGAAGTAGAGCTTGCGCCCGTGCTGCAGAGCATCCCGGAGAGCGGGGTAGAGCGCGGCGGCCGTTTTCCCGATACCGGTCGGGGCCGAGACCATCAGCACCTCTCCCTGCTCCATGGCACGCGCCACAGCGTCGATCATTGCACCCTGTTGGCGCCGGGGTCGTTCGTGCGGGAAGGGGAGATTGGCGGCGAGCTCGCGCCGGGCGGCGAACATCAGCCGCTGGGACTCGAGCTTCGCGGTGAGCGCTTCCAGCGACTGCTCGAAGGCGCGCCCGACTTCCTCCGGGTCCCACGGCGCCGGAATGATCCGGATCCGGTCGCTCGCGAGATCGGTCAGAACGAGCTGCGGATAGAAGGTCGTTCCCGCATGATCCTCGTCGAACGAGAGGAAGAGCGCATAGAGCATCAGCTGGTAGAGGTGCTCCTGCATCTGGCCGGAGCGCTCGAGGTTCGGCATTTCGCGTGTGAAATGGAGACTCTTGACCTCTTCGACGACGGTCACGCCGCGCGCGGGGTCATGCGAGAGGCCGTCGATCCGGCCGGCGATGCGGATCGTCCAGCCTGCATGCTCGACCTCCCGGGCGACGGAGACCTCGCTGCGGTAATGCGGATCGGCCATCGCCCTCTCCGCGGCGCGCTGGAGATGCAGCTCCTGGCCGAGCCACATCCTGCGGAACCCGGCGGAGCGGGGAAGTCCCGAAGCACGTTCTTTTGCGGCGGCGCGCACGAGCTCGCCGACCGAGCAGTGGACCGTCCGCGACTCCCAGTCGACACGCATCGCAATCATCTTAACTTGAGGCGCAAGGGGGCCTGGAGGAGCGAACAGCGGAATCCGAGAGCCTGACGCTCTGGCTTCATCGGAGTCGAACCTGTATTCTGTAGACCGAGTCGGTTCGAATCGGAGGAGAGGGATGACCGTACAGGCTGCCCCCGGGGCGATGGAGCGTGAGCTGGAGTTCCGTAAAAAGCTCACCGAGATCACAAACCAGATCAATTCTGCGGAGTCGATCACCCAGATTCTGATGAATCTGAAGGAGAAGATCCGGAGTCTGGCAGGGGCCGAACGGATGACCATCTACGCGATCGACACGAAGAATCAGGAGCTTTATTCGGTCGAGAAGATCGGAGACATGCCGCAGGAGATCCGGGTCGCGAAGTCTTTCGGCTCGATCGCCGGGTTCGCCGCTCTGAGCCGCCGGACGATCAATATCAAGGACGCCTACGACGCCTCGGAGCTTGCGGCCCTCCATCCGAACCTCAAGTTCGATCAACGATGGGATCAGCAGAGCGGCTACAGGACCCGATCCGTACTCGCCGTGCCGGTCATGTTCGAGAAGTATCTGATGGGCGTCCTGCAGGTGATCAACAAGGAGCCGACCGGTTCGTTCAGTCCGCAGGATCAGAAGATCGCCGAAGAGCTGGCTCGGATCCTCGGAATCGCCTTCTACAACCAGCATCGCGCCCAGCGCTCGAACAAGCCGTCCAAGTTCGGCTCGCTCGTCGACAAGGGAATCATCTCGGAGAAGGAGATCGAACAGGCCGCCACCAGCGCCCGGCTCAACAACACCGACAT
It encodes the following:
- a CDS encoding TIGR00282 family metallophosphoesterase; this translates as MVRILYIGDVVGKPGRVALHELLPGVIDRDRVDLTIVNIENSAGGFGITVPILEELSELPIDLFTTGNHVWDKKDFVEVLDDLDNIIRPANYPAGVPGRGWATRTTAAGTEVAVIQLMGQVFMPPCTNPFHEIDTILDEIETKVILVDIHCEATSEKQAMGRHLDGRVSAVFGTHTHVPTADERILPEGTAFQTDIGMTGPYDGIIGFRPDEILHRFLMNTPSRMEVAKRDVRMCGVLVDVDESSGRASDVRRIDQRLAD
- a CDS encoding tyrosine-protein phosphatase; protein product: MTRRKVLVVVAGLLVLALTVLFIRARMPREVAPGVWRSAQPGMRTIRVLVEHEGLQSIINLRGDNPKSGWYQTEQHAVERFDLDYAEYRFETFEPPPRTETVGFVEDLISKPKPVLMHCRSGFDRSGWAAANARILAGEPIDEALDEMTPLRGHVCDPSTCPLHGFFTQYQQRLNDQGRTHSPATFVDWVTHEYAPRRYDARISIASVPMTAVAPAAPLHFQVEVSNRSSRQWIATDDRSRGVRLGARIIGPWTGEPPANAESMFRRHRSPARDVYRSDNRIIDIGESVVFDVSLVAPSEPGGYTIQFDMVDEHVGWFSEWGWPGAIVDFTVARE
- a CDS encoding ATP-dependent DNA helicase: MRVDWESRTVHCSVGELVRAAAKERASGLPRSAGFRRMWLGQELHLQRAAERAMADPHYRSEVSVAREVEHAGWTIRIAGRIDGLSHDPARGVTVVEEVKSLHFTREMPNLERSGQMQEHLYQLMLYALFLSFDEDHAGTTFYPQLVLTDLASDRIRIIPAPWDPEEVGRAFEQSLEALTAKLESQRLMFAARRELAANLPFPHERPRRQQGAMIDAVARAMEQGEVLMVSAPTGIGKTAAALYPALRDALQHGRKLYFLTSKTLQQEMAVEALDRMNDGTFRVLRIRAKKKMCAHDQMICHEDYCPFARRYGEKMDRSGLLEHLVSTHAYLDPDTIFESARAVEVCPFEVTMEIIEHADVIVCDYNYIFDPWLSLSSFRERTALEDPILIVDEAHNLVSRARGYFSPELSDRMLRDVASHLALRPGAGLEGWEELVEDLSGEIRRLVEELELHREETPKSHDLIALCEPDVRLFRRQLIDWERLVLQYIEWKIASSIADEEDPVMNFYWELVRFTELLEEDPEVFARIIQRTSDTTSVRIFCKDPSRHLSEVLETSHATVLMSATLEPFEFHERTIGVPRHRAATLALPSPFPAENRKILVVPSIDTTWKRRSESYDRVATLVTGIADAAGGNTLALFPSYDYLTRVAEQIPPTRANVEIQRSDMTEWERRTLLDVMRDRSRTTLVLAVSGGMYAEGVDYRGEMLKCVVVVGPSLPTVSFEQKLLEAYYQEHFEAGFEYAFLIPGMTRVVQSAGRVIRSETDTGVIVLMCRRFMRHQYNRLFPTHWYDSSPSELVSRSPEADVARFTERINQPQMRLFS
- a CDS encoding TonB family protein; translation: MFETTAIESRIQKRNKSRGWTLALAIMLHVIAISVIVIATVWTMKLPASPPDQPLLYIAELDIPLPLPPPAGPPDPPAEPISRNDEQQTATEPIVEVEVPVETPHEIPVILPSEVVETPGDGGDSETGKPGNDGTRGGGDEFGVDYDQVFQPGVFGVSRAAILSSVDPVYPRTAIMSRMEGYVIVQGIVGRDGRPRDIEVVRSSHVIFREPALNAIGQYRFKPGEINGRAVDTRFTLTVNFQLTR